The Streptomyces aurantiacus genome includes a region encoding these proteins:
- a CDS encoding ABC transporter substrate-binding protein, translated as MLNRRNFLTAAVGVAAAGGLAACAKEDDGASTSDSGSGGGGGKKITLGFSQVGSESGWRSANTDSVKEAAKEAGYNLKFSDAQQKQENQISAIRSYITQGVDVIAFSPVVVTGWDAVLKEAKAKKIPVVLTDRSVETSDESLFVTLVGSDFTDEGRRAAKILEKVLEKAGHKGNVKIAQLEGTTGAAPAIERAKGFKEVMDADHKDDWKIVVSQTGDFTRAGGKQVMAAFLQSNPDIDVLFAHNDDMGIGAIQAIEEAGKKPGKDILIVTVDGVKDGFVAMSEGKINAIVECNPLLGPQLMEVVQKVKDGEKVERWIKTEESDFMQDQAKDALPTRKY; from the coding sequence ATGCTCAACAGAAGGAACTTCCTCACGGCGGCGGTCGGCGTAGCGGCGGCGGGCGGCCTGGCGGCCTGCGCCAAGGAGGACGACGGTGCGTCGACGTCCGACTCCGGCAGCGGCGGTGGTGGTGGCAAGAAGATCACCCTCGGCTTCTCCCAGGTCGGTTCGGAGAGCGGCTGGCGCAGCGCCAACACCGACTCCGTGAAGGAGGCGGCCAAGGAGGCCGGCTACAACCTCAAGTTCTCCGACGCGCAGCAGAAGCAGGAGAACCAGATCTCCGCGATCCGCAGCTACATCACCCAGGGCGTGGACGTCATAGCCTTCTCGCCGGTGGTCGTCACCGGCTGGGACGCGGTGCTGAAGGAAGCCAAGGCCAAGAAGATCCCCGTGGTCCTCACCGACCGCTCCGTCGAGACCTCCGACGAGTCCCTGTTCGTGACCCTGGTCGGCTCGGACTTCACGGACGAGGGCCGCCGCGCGGCCAAGATCCTGGAGAAGGTCCTCGAGAAGGCCGGCCACAAGGGCAACGTCAAGATCGCGCAGCTGGAGGGCACCACCGGTGCCGCTCCCGCGATCGAGCGTGCCAAGGGCTTCAAGGAGGTCATGGACGCGGACCACAAGGACGACTGGAAGATCGTCGTCAGCCAGACCGGTGACTTCACCCGCGCCGGCGGCAAGCAGGTCATGGCGGCCTTCCTGCAGTCCAACCCGGACATCGACGTGCTGTTCGCGCACAACGACGACATGGGCATCGGCGCCATCCAGGCCATCGAGGAGGCCGGCAAGAAGCCCGGCAAGGACATCCTGATCGTCACGGTCGACGGCGTGAAGGACGGCTTCGTCGCGATGTCCGAGGGCAAGATCAACGCCATCGTCGAGTGCAACCCGCTGCTCGGCCCCCAGCTGATGGAGGTCGTGCAGAAGGTCAAGGACGGCGAGAAGGTCGAGCGCTGGATCAAGACCGAGGAGAGCGACTTCATGCAGGACCAGGCCAAGGACGCGCTCCCCACCCGCAAGTACTGA
- a CDS encoding ABC transporter permease — protein sequence MNDLLNQIRLVGDWLTSSQQWRGDDGIPHRLTEHLTYSGVSLLFATLIGLTFGLLVGHTGRGAFAVASVANLARAIPTFGLVVLVVTLAGLSTTPVLVALVALAVPPILINTFEGVRGVDPDARDAAKGMGMTGWEVLLKVEVPMALPLILLGLRVAAIQVVATATVAAYPGLGGLGRFIVDGLARNDYELVIGGSTVVVALALVVQALFTALRHVVVSPGLRPSVRRS from the coding sequence GTGAACGACCTCCTGAACCAGATCCGGCTCGTGGGCGACTGGCTGACGTCGTCCCAGCAGTGGCGCGGCGACGACGGCATCCCGCACCGGCTCACGGAACACCTCACCTACAGCGGCGTGTCACTGCTGTTCGCGACCCTGATCGGGCTGACGTTCGGGCTGCTCGTCGGACACACCGGCCGAGGCGCGTTCGCCGTCGCCAGTGTCGCGAACCTCGCGCGGGCGATCCCCACCTTCGGCCTGGTCGTACTCGTCGTGACCCTCGCCGGGCTCAGCACCACTCCCGTACTGGTCGCCCTGGTGGCGCTGGCGGTCCCGCCGATCCTCATCAACACCTTCGAAGGAGTCCGGGGCGTGGATCCCGACGCCCGGGACGCCGCGAAGGGGATGGGCATGACCGGCTGGGAGGTCCTGCTGAAGGTCGAGGTGCCGATGGCGCTGCCGCTGATCCTGCTCGGCCTGAGGGTCGCCGCGATCCAGGTCGTGGCCACGGCCACCGTCGCCGCGTACCCCGGTCTGGGCGGTCTGGGCCGCTTCATCGTCGACGGGCTCGCCCGCAACGACTACGAACTGGTCATCGGCGGTTCCACCGTCGTCGTCGCGCTGGCGCTGGTCGTCCAGGCCCTCTTCACCGCGCTGCGGCACGTCGTCGTCTCGCCGGGTCTGCGGCCGTCGGTGAGACGATCCTGA
- a CDS encoding sugar ABC transporter ATP-binding protein, producing the protein MAEPLPVLEMTGIVKEFPGVRALSGVDFRLFPGEIHALMGENGAGKSTLIKVLTGVYPLDGGTVTLDGESVRIDSPLQAQQAGISTVYQEVNLCPNLSVAENIFIGREPTRAGRIQWKRMRKDAAELVDRLGLDIDVTAPLSSYPLAVQQLVAIVRSVGTGDSDGSGAGTKVLVLDEPTSSLDRDEVLELFRLMRQLRDEGVAILFVSHFLDQIYEICDRMTVLRNGTLVGEHMVGDLDQVGLVQLMIGKALDQLEELHDHQLRADVGEPLVQADGLGRTGAIAPFDLEIKKGEVVGLAGLLGSGRTELARLLFGADQPDSGKVSIGGKQISMSAPNDAIGAGVAFCSENRKAEGLVPDLTVRENIILALQAARGWTRPIPAAQRDELVAKYIKALDIRPANPEARVGQLSGGNQQKVLLARWLITQPKLLILDEPTRGIDVGAKAEIQKLVVSLSEEGMAVLYIAAELEEVLRLSHTIGVLRDRKLVAQIANGPEITPTRILETIASGEHQ; encoded by the coding sequence ATGGCAGAGCCGCTGCCCGTCCTGGAGATGACGGGCATAGTCAAAGAATTTCCGGGGGTACGGGCTCTGTCGGGTGTCGACTTCCGTCTCTTCCCCGGCGAGATCCACGCCCTGATGGGCGAGAACGGCGCGGGAAAGTCCACCCTCATCAAGGTGCTGACCGGCGTCTACCCGCTCGACGGCGGCACGGTCACCCTCGACGGGGAGTCCGTGCGGATCGACAGCCCGCTGCAGGCGCAGCAGGCCGGCATCAGCACGGTCTACCAGGAGGTGAACCTCTGCCCCAACCTGTCGGTGGCGGAGAACATCTTCATCGGACGTGAACCCACGCGCGCGGGCCGCATCCAGTGGAAGCGCATGCGCAAGGACGCGGCGGAGCTGGTCGACCGGCTCGGCCTCGACATCGACGTGACCGCGCCCCTGTCCTCGTACCCGCTGGCCGTACAGCAACTGGTCGCGATCGTACGGTCGGTGGGCACCGGCGACAGCGACGGCTCCGGAGCCGGCACCAAGGTGCTGGTCCTGGACGAGCCGACGTCCAGCCTCGACCGCGACGAGGTCCTCGAACTGTTCCGCCTGATGCGGCAGCTCAGGGACGAAGGCGTCGCGATCCTGTTCGTCTCGCACTTCCTCGACCAGATCTACGAGATCTGCGATCGGATGACCGTCCTGCGCAACGGCACCCTGGTCGGCGAGCACATGGTCGGCGACCTCGACCAGGTCGGGCTCGTCCAGCTGATGATCGGCAAGGCCCTGGACCAGCTGGAGGAGCTCCACGACCACCAGTTGCGCGCCGACGTCGGCGAACCGCTGGTCCAGGCCGACGGCCTCGGCAGGACCGGCGCCATCGCCCCCTTCGACCTGGAGATCAAGAAGGGCGAGGTCGTCGGCCTCGCCGGCCTGCTCGGCTCCGGCCGCACCGAACTGGCCCGGCTGCTCTTCGGCGCCGACCAGCCGGACAGCGGCAAGGTCAGCATCGGCGGGAAGCAGATCTCGATGAGCGCCCCGAACGACGCGATCGGCGCGGGCGTCGCGTTCTGCTCGGAGAACCGCAAGGCCGAGGGACTGGTCCCCGACCTGACGGTGCGGGAGAACATCATCCTCGCCCTGCAGGCGGCCCGCGGCTGGACCCGGCCCATCCCGGCCGCCCAGCGCGACGAACTCGTAGCCAAGTACATCAAGGCCCTGGACATCCGCCCCGCCAACCCCGAGGCACGCGTCGGTCAGCTCAGCGGCGGCAACCAGCAGAAGGTGCTGCTCGCCCGCTGGCTCATCACCCAGCCGAAGCTGCTGATCCTCGACGAGCCGACGCGCGGTATCGACGTCGGCGCCAAGGCGGAGATCCAGAAACTCGTGGTCTCGCTCTCCGAGGAAGGCATGGCCGTGCTCTACATCGCGGCCGAGCTGGAGGAGGTGCTCCGGCTGAGTCACACCATCGGCGTGCTGCGCGACCGCAAGCTGGTGGCGCAGATCGCCAACGGGCCCGAGATCACCCCCACCCGGATCCTGGAGACCATCGCGAGCGGAGAGCACCAGTGA
- a CDS encoding ABC transporter substrate-binding protein, protein MKATFRATAFGMIAALSLTACGGSDSDDNPLTGGSGDSGGGKSIVVGSANFPENQLLAEIYAQALEDKGLKVTRKFDIGAREVYYDQVVKGGIGVFPEYNGALLSTAVDKKSTAATTEDINAELKQKLPKSVEILDSATAEDKDSVSVTAETAARYKLKSLADLKPVAKDMTIGAGSEFKTRTQGGVGLKAVYGVEFGKFQPLDAGAQSTLVKLLKDDKVQAANLYTTDPAIVEDKLVVLEDPKNLFSSQNVTPLVYKSAVNAKAKAALNAISAKLTTEDLLQMMKKLVNDKEDSADVAEEWLTKAGLTG, encoded by the coding sequence ATGAAAGCCACGTTCCGCGCCACCGCCTTCGGCATGATCGCCGCTCTCTCCCTGACCGCCTGCGGCGGGAGCGACAGCGACGACAACCCGCTGACGGGCGGCAGCGGCGACAGCGGAGGGGGCAAGTCCATCGTCGTCGGCTCGGCGAACTTCCCCGAGAACCAGCTCCTCGCCGAGATCTACGCCCAGGCCCTGGAGGACAAGGGCCTGAAGGTGACCCGCAAGTTCGACATCGGTGCCCGCGAGGTCTATTACGACCAGGTGGTCAAGGGCGGCATCGGGGTCTTCCCCGAGTACAACGGCGCGCTGCTGTCCACGGCGGTCGACAAGAAGAGCACCGCCGCCACCACGGAGGACATCAACGCCGAACTGAAGCAGAAGCTCCCGAAGTCGGTGGAGATACTCGACTCCGCCACGGCCGAGGACAAGGACTCGGTCTCCGTCACCGCCGAGACCGCCGCCAGGTACAAGCTCAAGAGCCTCGCCGACCTGAAGCCGGTCGCGAAGGACATGACCATCGGCGCCGGCTCGGAGTTCAAGACCCGTACGCAGGGCGGGGTGGGCCTCAAGGCGGTCTACGGCGTCGAGTTCGGGAAGTTCCAGCCTCTGGACGCGGGCGCCCAGAGCACCCTGGTGAAGCTGCTGAAGGACGACAAGGTCCAGGCGGCCAACCTCTACACGACCGACCCGGCCATCGTCGAGGACAAGCTGGTCGTCCTGGAGGACCCGAAGAACCTCTTCTCCTCGCAGAACGTCACACCCCTCGTCTACAAGTCCGCGGTGAACGCGAAGGCCAAGGCGGCTCTCAACGCCATCTCGGCCAAGCTCACGACCGAGGACCTCCTGCAGATGATGAAGAAGCTCGTCAACGACAAGGAGGACTCCGCCGACGTCGCCGAGGAGTGGCTCACGAAGGCCGGCCTGACCGGCTGA
- a CDS encoding excalibur calcium-binding domain-containing protein: MWPPVAHVLGRASSAPLRSFPLAQPWGIRVGASEAGRCGAAYYADCGEARAAGAAPVRRGEPGHASHLDRNGDGTGCDS; this comes from the coding sequence ATGTGGCCACCTGTTGCCCATGTGCTGGGCCGCGCCTCATCAGCACCTCTACGGTCGTTCCCTCTCGCACAGCCTTGGGGGATTCGTGTCGGAGCATCCGAAGCGGGCAGGTGCGGCGCCGCGTACTACGCCGACTGCGGCGAGGCACGCGCCGCCGGTGCTGCCCCGGTGCGTCGCGGTGAGCCCGGCCATGCCTCGCATCTGGACCGCAACGGGGACGGGACGGGCTGCGACAGCTGA
- a CDS encoding LacI family DNA-binding transcriptional regulator yields the protein MAQSQLRPPTMADVARLAGVSHQTVSRVMGDHPNVRDETRAKVLHAIEEMGYRRNSSARALATRRTRTLGVVASDTTLHGPASTLFALEEAARAEGYLVSTVSLRKLTVDKLSEALDHLSEGGVEGVVAIAPQRSAVEALAELRHPFPVVTVGSGSKVVIPSVNVDQRLGARLATGHLLAAGHRTVWHLAGPEDWQEAADRAAGWRATLETAGVEPPLILRGDWSPLSGYRAGQELAGWVGRGLTAVFVANDQMALGVLRALREAGVRTPQDVAVVGFDDIPESEFFAPPLTTVRQDFAEVGKRSISLLLDLIEGREPSGSLRIAIEPQLVVRASTFPYTSDQGAPPV from the coding sequence ATGGCACAATCTCAGCTTCGGCCGCCCACCATGGCCGATGTCGCGCGACTGGCGGGCGTGTCCCACCAGACCGTCTCCCGCGTGATGGGGGACCACCCCAACGTGCGGGACGAGACACGGGCCAAGGTGCTGCACGCGATCGAGGAGATGGGCTACCGCCGCAACTCCTCCGCCCGGGCCCTGGCCACCCGGCGCACCCGGACCCTGGGTGTGGTCGCCTCGGACACCACCCTCCACGGTCCGGCCAGTACGCTCTTCGCGCTGGAGGAGGCGGCACGCGCCGAGGGTTATCTCGTCTCCACGGTCAGCCTGCGGAAGCTGACCGTCGACAAACTGTCCGAGGCGCTGGACCACCTCAGCGAGGGCGGGGTGGAGGGAGTCGTCGCCATCGCACCGCAGCGGTCGGCGGTCGAGGCCCTCGCCGAACTGCGCCACCCCTTCCCGGTGGTGACCGTGGGCAGCGGGTCCAAGGTGGTGATCCCCAGCGTCAACGTGGATCAGCGTCTGGGTGCCCGTCTGGCGACCGGTCACCTGCTGGCCGCAGGCCACCGCACGGTCTGGCATCTCGCCGGACCCGAGGACTGGCAGGAGGCCGCCGACCGGGCCGCGGGCTGGCGCGCCACCCTCGAAACGGCGGGTGTCGAGCCGCCGTTGATCCTGCGGGGGGACTGGAGTCCGCTGTCGGGCTACCGGGCGGGCCAGGAACTGGCCGGCTGGGTGGGCCGAGGGCTGACCGCGGTCTTCGTGGCCAACGACCAGATGGCACTGGGGGTGTTGAGGGCTCTGCGTGAAGCGGGTGTGCGAACTCCCCAGGACGTCGCGGTGGTCGGCTTCGACGACATCCCGGAGTCGGAGTTCTTCGCGCCTCCGCTCACCACCGTCCGGCAGGACTTCGCGGAGGTCGGGAAACGGAGCATCTCCCTGCTCCTGGACCTGATCGAGGGCCGGGAGCCGTCCGGATCGCTCCGGATCGCCATCGAGCCCCAACTCGTCGTCCGCGCCAGCACCTTCCCGTACACCTCCGACCAGGGCGCCCCACCCGTCTGA